The genomic region ACGGAATTGGTATCGACACTATTTTCGTAAAAATCAATTTCAATGGAATCTGTTCTTATAAATCGGCTGGTTTTTTCAACCCCATTAATAGTGTGCTTAAACTCAAACTCCCCAGTCTTAAATTCGGTACAATTACGTTCTCGTTCGTAGCAAGAGGACAATATGATAGACAATAGGAAGATCGCAAAATACTTCATTTAAGGTACATTTTTATATTCTTCAAAGGTACCATTCTTATAAAAAACTACAATACGGGCAATTTCTTTTTTTTCTCCCGCTATAATGGAATTTTCAGTAGGTTTAGGATTTTCCCTTTTTGCTTCAGGAATAACTTCAGCTTTTATTTCGCTAAAAAGATCTTCATTTGGAGGGGTAGTGACTTTTGCCTTGGTTTCTTTTGGAAAACTTCCTTTGCCATTTAAAAGCCAATACAATTCTACTTCCGGGAAATTCTCTAATATCTTCATCACAAAATCCAAACTAGGGTTGTTGCGCCCAGAAAGAAGGTGCGAAATGGAAGAGCGTTGTACGCCAATGACGTCGGCAAAAGCAGAGGCAGATAGATCGTAATAATCAATCACCTTTTCCAACCTTTTAATAAAATCTTCTTTGTTTACCAT from Galbibacter sp. BG1 harbors:
- a CDS encoding helix-turn-helix domain-containing protein, whose translation is MVNKEDFIKRLEKVIDYYDLSASAFADVIGVQRSSISHLLSGRNNPSLDFVMKILENFPEVELYWLLNGKGSFPKETKAKVTTPPNEDLFSEIKAEVIPEAKRENPKPTENSIIAGEKKEIARIVVFYKNGTFEEYKNVP